In a genomic window of Syngnathus typhle isolate RoL2023-S1 ecotype Sweden linkage group LG4, RoL_Styp_1.0, whole genome shotgun sequence:
- the LOC133153202 gene encoding uncharacterized protein LOC133153202 isoform X2 — protein MDVADSLVNGSVLIVHQLREGKHQYEVENVIKQQNPRGGKLTIRRGDKLVQINGNDLQDLTPEQLAQAIAEGQPMLTVHKSGRKKEQIERLCSSEDALHPVSKEVTIFEFSKEMVRQEDLQQSDLRGDEEENGAVDQLCPAEDGQNEWESNLLIVTMTETNFSVLRGRGCDAGSSCRGCHGTGCTLNDIVMVAKSSTVTLVSRGGGTFKLMKALNTAVEHVASHKYLKSLCSEKTLYASPQPAKMTIYHYKSTCLDPNFPVVLNFTDSDCFLKCFKTEEQVVVQVEHKAAQV, from the exons ATGGATGTGGCG GATTCTCTTGTAAATGGAAGTGTGCTAATAGTTCATCAGCTCCGTGAGGGGAAGCACCAGTATGAAGTGGAAAATGTTATCAAGCAACAAAACCCAAGAGGTGGAAAACTAACCATAAG gagaggAGACAAGCTGGTGCAGATAAATGGCAATGACCTGCAGGATTTAACCCCTGAGCAGCTGGCTCAGGCCATAGCGGAGGGTCAGCCAATGTTG ACAGTGCACAAGTCAGGCAGGAAGAAGGAGCAGATTGAGAGGCTGTGCTCATCGGAAGATGCTCTCCACCCCGTCTCCAAGGAGGTCACCATATTTGAATTCAGCAAGGAAATGGTGCGACAGGAAGACCTGCAGCAGAGTGACTTGAGGGGtgatgaagaagaaaatggagcTGTGGACCAACTTTGCCCAGCTGAGGATGGGCAGAACGAGTGGGAAAGCAACTTGCTTATTGTAACCATGACTGAAACGAACTTTTCCGTGTTGAGAGGGAGGGGCTGCGATGCCGGGAGCAGCTGCCGTGGATGTCATGGGACAGGATGTACCCTCAACGACATTGTCATGGTGGCAAAGTCCAGCACGGTAACGCTTG TTTCAAGAGGAGGGGGCACTTTCAAACTAATGAAGGCATTGAACACTGCAGTGGAGCATGTGGCCTCGCACAAATATCTCAAAAGCCTCTGCTCAGAGAAGACTCTATACGCTTCGCCTCAACCAG CCAAAATGACCATCTACCACTACAAGTCAACTTGTTTGGACCCGAATTTCCCAGTGGTTTTGAACTTCACAGACTCTGACTGCTTTCTCAAGTGCTTCAAGACAGAAGAGCAGGTGGTCGTGCAAGTGGAG